One stretch of Brachyhypopomus gauderio isolate BG-103 chromosome 10, BGAUD_0.2, whole genome shotgun sequence DNA includes these proteins:
- the ubxn8 gene encoding UBX domain-containing protein 8 — protein sequence MAASREYLFVVILGVSVFCIASWKFSILGVNDALRIAARGMLFLALSVFITSFLCQSCTKLKSLFSSPALAGPVDESHIRLKQEQTRREQQQQYIVKSNIYHEAVVKPRQEVVRRKKEENFYRMTGQSWKLSPGVPVGGEGELGTNTDEGDSQTPSQQAARKRKLLDTLPQAPVQKHPPKDKRIIVLPDEPSEDAEGVVKIALRCPSGRTMQRRFFKTCCSLVLVDWLHKSGYSPTIYALYTSYPRRLQLTHGDLSMEDVGIITDTILNIGEKDSL from the exons ATGGCCGCATCGAGGgaatatttgtttgttgttatATTAGGGGTCTCTGTGTTTTGTATTGCTTCGTGGAAGTTTTCGATATTAG GTGTGAATGATGCGTTAAGAATAGCAGCACGCGGGATGTTGTTCCTCGCCTTGTCCGTTTTCATCACCTCCTTTCTGTGCCAAAGCTGCACAAAGCTGAAGTCCCTCTTCTCCTCGCCAGCATTAGCCG GTCCCGTCGATGAATCACACATTAGATTGAAACAGGAGCAAACACGACGAGAACAACAGCAGCAATACATCGTTAAG tcGAATATCTATCATGAAGCTGTGGTAAAGCCCCGACAGGAAGTAGTGCGCAGAAAGAAGGAGGAAAACTTCTACCGTATGACTGGACAGAGCTGGAAACTCAGTCCAGGTGTCCCAGTGGGAGGG GAGGGAGAATTGGGTACAAATACAGACGAGGGTGACAGTCAGACCCCCAGCCAGCAGGCTGCCAGGAAGAGAAAACTGCTAGACACACTGCCTCAAGCTCCTGTTCAAAAACACCCGCCTAAAGACAAGAGG ATCATAGTTCTACCTgatgagccatcagaagatgcTGAGGGG GTTGTGAAAATTGCACTGAGATGTCCAAGTGGAAGGACGATGCAAAGAAGGTTCTTCAAAACCTGCTGTTCTTTA GTCCTTGTAGACTGGTTGCACAAGTCTGGATACTCTCCTACTATATATGCATTGTATACCTCCTACCCCAGAAgactacagctcacacacggAGATCTCAGCATGGAAGATGTTGGCATCATTACGGATACCATCCTCAACATCGGAGAAAAAGACTCACTTTAA